In Cicer arietinum cultivar CDC Frontier isolate Library 1 chromosome 7, Cicar.CDCFrontier_v2.0, whole genome shotgun sequence, a single window of DNA contains:
- the LOC101489031 gene encoding UPF0496 protein At1g20180-like, with translation MVSEAKELRSAEKRINFHEEYHRALRTKSYSDFFNKAQLLKNQPSIYQNKKLFSEILLEPSQETIIPWIVESAILSKIPKLKKLMFTYFNISAEASHICSYLLESTNQVKYNDMYIQRTLDIIMDDHDHDHDESLDKFSQINFELDSFIMFSKNPFSNLINNEFKLISDNHSSLLHHLKSMRKSVGKKIKVMMFWKFPRSEFVGEINDQIDIAAKGTYILNRDFDTMSGLVTRVHDEVEHKKAMVKFCLERKYDRLCMKIMREVMKKSEIRFRKQVEELEEHVYLCLLTINRARCLVMKEILTKTCLKSYGM, from the coding sequence atggtTTCAGAGGCAAAGGAACTTAGAAGTGCAGAAAAAAGGATCAACTTTCATGAGGAATACCACAGAGCTTTAAGGACAAAATCATATTCTGATTTCTTTAACAAAGCtcaattacttaaaaatcaacCTTCTATTTATCAAAACAAGAAACTATTTTCAGAAATCCTCCTTGAACCAAGTCAAGAAACAATAATACCTTGGATTGTTGAATCAGCAATTCTTTCAAAGATACCAAAACTGAAAAAACTCATGTTCACTTACTTTAACATAAGTGCTGAGGCTTCACACATTTGCAGCTATCTTCTCGAAAGCACCAACCAAGTCAAGTATAATGATATGTACATTCAAAGAACACTAGACATTATTATGGATGATCATGATCATGATCATGATGAGTCTCTAGATAAATTTAGTCAAATAAATTTTGAGCTAGACTCATTCATCATGTTCTCAAAAAACCCATTTTCAAACCTTATCAACAATGAATTCAAACTCATTAGTGATAACCATTCATCACTACTTCACCATTTGAAGTCAATGAGAAAAAGTGTTGGAAAGAAAATTAAGGTAATGATGTTTTGGAAGTTTCCAAGAAGTGAATTTGTTGGTGAAATTAATGATCAAATTGACATAGCAGCCAAGGGAACATACATATTGAATAGAGACTTTGATACAATGAGTGGGCTTGTAACTAGGGTTCATGATGAAGTTGAACATAAAAAGGCAATGGTGAAATTTTGTTTGGAAAGGAAGTATGATAGATTATGCATGAAAATAATGAGGGAGGTTATGAAAAAAAGTGAGATTAGGTTTAGGAAACAAGTGGAAGAACTTGAAGAACATGTTTACCTCTGCCTTTTGACAATCAACAGAGCAAGATGTTTGGTTATGAAGGAAATATTGACAAAAACATGTTTAAAAAGCTATGGCATGTAG